A region from the Aegilops tauschii subsp. strangulata cultivar AL8/78 chromosome 5, Aet v6.0, whole genome shotgun sequence genome encodes:
- the LOC109773713 gene encoding AT-hook motif nuclear-localized protein 10, protein MMEVRASQEQQGGMAGREPFGLPNSPPTPQSSGPVPNMRMTYGEDGNAYFLKPGSAPPPAEAYQPGGGAGLDMPAGPDAAAAGGNGGPAFELNMEEEAAKKRGRAMKYGDDGSTSLALVPVPMPGEPTAVAPGDSGAFSAPAGKPAAGGVLAVPPVGMKKRGRPKGSTNKVKKQDKVMSALAFIGTAGAGFTPHVIAVQAGEDVAAKILSFAQHGVRAVVVLSANGAISNVTLRQSATSGGTVTYEGRFEILSLSGSFTVQETGGHRSRTGGLSVSLASPDGRVLGGGIAGLLIACTPIQVVVGTFNTVAEKKKAPKHAAAAAAAHEPASAPPRMTPSFVPAPIAVPPLAHAPISVGMAQNSPPSRGTLSESSGSPMNQGVPAAATPSNSGLSSMPWK, encoded by the exons ATGATGGAGGTGAGGGCGTCGCAGGAGCAGCAGGGAGGGATGGCCGGGAGGGAACCGTTCGGGCTGCCCAACAGCCCGCCCACGCCGCAGTCCTCCGGCCCCGTGCCCAACATGCGCATGACCTACGGCGAGGACGGCAACGCCTACTTCCTCAAGCCGGGCTCAGCTCCGCCGCCGGCGGAGGCGTACCAGCCAGGGGGAGGCGCTGGCCTCGACATGCCGGCTGGCCCCGACGCGGCTGCTGCGGGGGGCAATGGCGGGCCGGCGTTCGAGCTCAacatggaggaggaggccgccaagaAGCGCGGCCGCGCAATGAAGTACGGCGACGACGGCTCCACGTCCCTGGCATTGGTGCCCGTGCCCATGCCCGGGGAGCCGACGGCGGTGGCGCCCGGTGATTCCGGGGCTTTCTCGGCGCCGGCCGGCAaaccggcggcgggcggcgtgctGGCGGTGCCACCGGTGGGGATGAAGAAGCGGGGTCGCCCAAAGGGCTCCACCAACAAGGTGAAGAAGCAGGACAAGGTCATGTCTGCGCTTGCTTTCATCG GGACTGCAGGAGCTGGCTTCACTCCACATGTCATTGCTGTTCAAGCTGGAGAG GATGTGGCTGCAAAGATCCTGTCATTTGCGCAGCATGGAGTTCGTGCAGTTGTTGTTCTTTCAGCAAATGGCGCCATTTCAAACGTGACCCTTCGGCAATCTGCCACTTCAGGTGGGACGGTCACATACGAG GGCCGATTTGAGATACTGTCGCTGTCCGGATCGTTCACCGTGCAAGAGACTGGAGGCCATCGTAGCCGAACCGGTGGGCTGAGTGTTTCACTTGCAAGTCCTGATGGCCGCGTCTTGGGTGGCGGAATTGCTGGACTCCTGATTGCCTGCACACCTATTCAG GTTGTGGTGGGAACCTTCAACACCGTGGCCGAGAAGAAGAAGGCGCCGAagcacgccgccgccgctgctgctgcaCATGAACCGGCATCCGCGCCACCGAGGATGACGCCGAGCTTCGTGCCGGCGCCGATCGCCGTGCCGCCTCTCGCGCATGCTCCCATCAGCGTCGGGATGGCCCAGAACAGCCCGCCGTCCAGGGGCACGCTGAGCGAGTCCTCCGGGAGCCCGATGAACCAGGGCGTCCCGGCGGCGGCCACTCCCAGCAACAGCGGCCTGTCCAGCATGCCCTGGAAGTGA